The stretch of DNA gcaattggcggatatattcacaaaacctttagacgagagtacctttgttaggctaaggaatgagcttaatgtgttagatgcggcaaacgtcatgtaagttgccatgtcatatagaaaaatgcatacatataggacacttgtctaaccatggtaagatagtgatgagcaagggtttagctagaggtggtggtccacttgttttcctctaggcttgtagaaaggctcatcatgaagaagcttcccgtgggttcaaacttgacaagtagatcttaatttcttgttatgcatttcttgtcatatagatgtgcacttcatgtttactatactttcgcatgtggttgtagcttgcattatcattgcatgcgtaagggtcacaaaggagatcacttgatgaaaatgagacttgttttcatatacaagatcttaattcatgaaaagtgaaaagagtaaagtgttaggtgcgttattgactagtgagcaatgtcatgatgagtttgaagctttctatcttcaatattcctatgacatggctcatacattttatttggcgctttgtctctcttgcggcttttccttgtgtttgaaaagaaatttatttaagcaagtatgctatcctatttattttaaggggtaaagtcgcctatgcaagtccattaacttgagtttatttgaatcttataagattattggacttagcatagaagagtgagctgagtgtggggtttttggcttcaccggttaaaccgatgttcaAAGGGTCTATacccatcggattaaccggcgctactaaagtttgtctcagctcagtcaagtttcaggcgttcaaccggcgtatacaaaagtcagagcatcggatcaaccggtgatagtaaatgcaaatcagatctagcaatcaaccggtgttttgatcaatcaaccgacgaggtCACTTTTggcagcatcggttcaaccggcgttcaaaaacagatctggtagagtctcgggtgaactacaccgacgcaatcaaccggcgttcaaaacctaggcgtcggatcgaccggcgttaagaaaaatcgcgggcccgcctgtcatatatgtctctTGCCCGCGTTGCCGGCCCCTgtttctcttctctcttcacgccgccgccgcccgactcgttcccctcgcgccgccgccttccctccgcgccgccgcttgccctcAACCTCGCGCCGCCGTTTGCCTACGCAGCCGCCACCACTCCCGCGCTCGCCTGCACGctcaccgcgccgcccgcgcaaccACTTGCGCCGCCTACGCGCGTAGCTGCCGCTCctcacccgcgcccgcgccgccatcaCGCCAGCCGCGCTCGCCTCAGTGCTCCAAGCAGCCGCCCGCTCAACCTTGCCAAGCGCAGCCGTGCtccacgcctccacgccgcagccgcagccccacgccgcagccgcagtcccacgccgcagcagcacccgatcagcgctcaccaggtgctcgacaatttgcttgttcgagatgggtcgcgagaagagaaagggaaaggaggtcgtggtcgagaagcccgctcgcaagcggactcgtgcagagaaggaggccgagagggccgagatggtggccaaggccgccgaggagcaggcatcaggccgcgctcgtccgttccagatcagggaggaccccagaggcagaggcagaggcagaggcaggggcatgggtagagtgagaggtgccagggccaccagagccgccgcagcagcagagtcagatcagtcagatacagctgcagattctgaCTCAGAGACAGcacagtcagaggggcagagttctccaCAGCAGTCGTCTGAGAGAGGTTCCCCGGCAGCgacagagcgtcgcactggaccgaggactcggggaggtcaccagccacaggagcctcgcaggtccacagctgcagcagcagcagctcgtagagctgaggccctagaggccgagcgcgcagtgttccgtatggacactgttgtgcgtctggagccaggtgtgctgctccagaacttgaccaaggccaatgcggcgaaaggtcaagaggctcaggtggagtgttcaggaggaggactggttccccgtgacccgtgacagccgagtcgaccgtaggttctggacgcttcttcaggccagtttctacgagacctaccagaggcggggtcacaggatcttcccgcacagagtgcttgactgggtgtctctgaggacagccgcagggggagcagatgtcagagagcacttcgctcacttcaggggcctgcccaggttactccagattgagcagaacagatatattgaggactgggtcagagtcttctatgccacggcctggattgctcccgagcgtcgagcagtacactttgtttatggaggccaggtctttggtttgtcgagagcgacgatagcagggattctcggagttgacttagttgacgtctccctgcacgagatggtttacggagatgcagatccaccgcgcagagcgatgattggcgggattgcaccttctcatgaggcgatctctcagtgtttccgccagccgttccctgcctcctacgccagagttcccagcctgctgaccccagaggcatacgcagtacacatggcactccggaggactttgctacctgaggagtggctacccagaggggtttacaggactgcagcagctcctgcttctacacatcctcactcacgagccgtttgacatagttgactttattctggctgagatagaggatgtgatcacagacgggatgggtgtggtgcgacagtttccctttgcacactggatcagctatatatgttctatgattgtgccagcagagtcacccatcagcgctccctaccgtcacgacgaggctccccggttcccagtttaccgaccgacagctccacaggaccggaggaggggcagacaggcagagagagctgccatggaacagttgtcaccagaggcacaggcccgtgtggcacaggaggacgaggcactgcttgccgccgaggcacagcttcccggaggagaggatgagatacactggtctgagcttgagtcagactcctccgaggacgtagagtactttccctgcagcagccccagctagtcacgaccacgaggcaggggggtctagaaagccagctccagagtcaccagcagctgctacagtctctgagtctcaggtgactcagccgtccgagctcacttcactactacagcagctcgtgacccagcagagggaggacagacttgctcaggaggaggccaggagagcccatgaggctcagattgctgctattcagagagaggcagcccgagagcgtgcagcgacagaggagcgttttgtcggcctcattgacagaatttcacagaggacagacgctcagttccagcagatgcagcagggcatgatggcgatgttcgggatgatctcacagctttactctcacaccggactcgccccgcagcagccaggacagccaggccttcagggtgttggagcacctcagcttgccgtcacaccagctcctcctcctccagctcctactggagccccagctactacagcgacaccggagaccacgttctcaatgtcagcactctttgggtctgccggtcgtccgctcttttcaccactgccggcgaccacactctttcaggactcaccgtcagcggttcagtcagtcgccctcccttcctcacttcaggcagcaccttcagggggaggagcagtagaggagtccctgcttccacagtcgacgcagccggcagcctcagcagtcacctcttcagatattgatacttcttctgctgacccggttacgacttctacggatcctctaccaggcagtgccagcacgagagcctccacgacagtcacccccccagtgagctcagacccagatcagctgcttccgtctgtcaccgagggtgagagttttccgtccgacgacgacgacccggaccgcttcgtcgccgtaccacgacagcacgacccgtagctcgccttttggtgctttgatgccaaagggggagaggtgttagggggagcaccagagttagggggagggtagagctagagagagctcgtagttatcaggactttgattatttgtatcacatttggtgttaattcatggatatgtacatttgtcgcttgagtatgccgttctttgagacatatctatggatttcgtttgagccgttgagctcttttggtcctgctttcgagtttgcttgtgtttatcttgctttatctttctcgctctctcgtcatttatgtttgtgttgtcatcaatcaccaaaaagggggagattgtaagcatctaggccctcaaggtatgtttcggtgattaatgacaaccattattgtgactaatgagtttgtgcagcttaatagatcattatcgctcatttggtcatatgtcaaaagaggcccctcaatttcattattcaaaaaggtgatctcggtattcaactcaattttatgtcaagactaaggatctttctagtccaaagtgtcataaggttgagaaggacacttaggttagtataggttttatagttttgtagtgatcgcactattaagaggggttaaggctaagtaacttgagcatggacatggtcatttgaaaatggatgcacactatggtcactcaggtttctagaagttcaaataagtggttctcaaactatatctcaagaatatttggatttcattcgagactcaaatcagaaaagacaaaatcagaaaaagtctatacaccggtttaaccgacgctctcaattttctatacgtcggttgaacgaagtcagcagagtctggacaaattcaatacaccggttaaaccgacgtgtttgaatttaacgtcggtgcattggtccagagttggtttttccagggaaattcaagttctattcaccggattaaccgacgctgtttgaatcaagacgtcggtgcaatttaccagtgagatggtttttcagaggattttaaaagttgtactcaccggttaaaccgacgataggtttgagttaacgtcggtgcagttgtccagagacttgatttttcagtggttcagtggacaactacactcaccggttaaaccgatgatacgtcggttaatctgccccagttgtaacggctagttttcagaagaggcagtttacattcaccggttaaaccgacgatgacaatggggggtacgtcggattaaccggcgctacgcagttttctggcagcttttctccaacggctctatttgtgtgagctgcctatatatacccctccaatgggtcatttcgcccactcttgacaccaggcaacatccaaacactcataccatagtcaagagccaccttgagcttcatcattcacatacttgtgcattcaatcaatcaagaagcaagattaaggacttgagtagagagtagctagtgtgcatccgctcttggtgatcggtttttgctcaagtgaaggccttagcttgttactcttggtgattggcatcacctaggcgatcttggtgatcgaggtgtttctcgcggagcttgccaaggattgtgggagcccggagaagaagattgtacgtggcttgatctccaccacgccgggatggtgaacggagactcttagtgagcgccctcgtctcggtgacttgggaagtgacaatactctttatgagtgtcacaacgtggattaggggtgtgtgccaacacatcgataccacgggaaaaaatccggttgtctcttgtccattccttttattcaagcattttctttcatgcaatttactcatgtgcttgacttagagatcataacttagctctaccttgctaggctttactttgttttagctctcttagcttgtgttagtagcttagttatccggttggtgaattggtgccctactagcattgcataggataaggttgctttactttgttttagaatttgaaaaaggcccaattcacccccctcttggtccatcgatccttacagttgTCATTTCCTGCTGCAGTAGTGTGCTCATTGATTGAACGTTGTGGCCGACATTGAACGTTCAAAGGACGCTCATTGGTTGCTTTGCCTTTCCTAATGTGCGAGTGCAGTAGTTCATTTGAATCGGTGTTCTGATTACCTATAAGCACCTACACTGTAATTCATTCGAATATGTATTCAATATTCCGTACAATTCCCTCAAATTTTCATGATTAATTTAAAATCCGGTACAGAAAACTATACCTAAACTATAGGTGAACATTATTAAAATATTTCTAATTTAAAGAATTCATATACCTAAAATTAACCTAAACTATATCTTACTTGTAGTTTAAAATATACCTAACATATACATCAAACCTAACATATATCTAACATTATTTAAATATACATTAATTATATATAAAACCTAAATTTTATCTAAACATCATTTAAATGTACCTAAATAATATATCTAAACAATATTTAAATATACTTTAATTATTAATATACCTAAAACATATCTAAACATTACTAAATCTAATCTAAACTTCAAAATAAATTAACTAGAATTACAAAAACACATTACATCAACCTAAATTAACTACAATTAAGTAAACAAGCCTATAATTACAAAATAATGTATCTAAAAAATactaaattagaaaaaaaaacttactaGCTGCCGGCGGGTGGCGGTGcttctcccgccgccggccccctcacgccgcgcgcgcctcaAGAAGAGGGTAGCGGCGCACGGcgtcgcaggcggcggcgaggcacggcggaggaggcggcggggatgcgcggcggaggcagcggcggggatgcgcggcgcggcggaggaggcagcggcggtaAAAAACGGCCGCGTGAATGCGGCCGGGTGAGGGAATCACCCGCTTATATGGCCGCCGATAAGTGGCCTTATCGGACCGATATGCCCTTGTCGACCCTCCAATGGCCGACAGGTACCTATGTAGCCGACAGGCCGAGCTGGCGCTTTGGTGGAACCTCGCCCACGGGAGCCGCTGACGTGGCCAGCACTAGTCGGCCCTTGAGGAGCCGACAGGCACTAATCGGCCCTCCAAAACCCGATTACCAGCATGTCGGCCGACAGACACctatttttgcaattttctcAATTTACCATTTAATTTTGCGATTaactattaaaataatattattaaaaaaatcaaattaaGTGGAactcgccggccggcggccggtacGGGCACCAACCAAACTGTGCATGAATGCATAGAGGCCGGGCAGCAAGATGAGTAAAACCATCGACCGTGTTGCTTGCGAGATCCCCCAATCATCAATCATATCGATCTGCTGCGACTTATTGCTGGATGATGCTCGTGTGGCATGGCGTCCGGCCGTCACATCACATGCGCCCTGGCCTCCGGCGCTCCTGCTCACACAAGCTCGTACGCTTCTTCGCCTCCCTGCATTATTTCAACTTAATTTCAAGGCCATCGGCCCATCGCCCAGTTGCTCCTTTCTGCGGCTGCAAATCAATACTACGTACCGGAGATCCTTGCATTGGGGTGAGAGAAGAGATGCTGATCGACGGCGATGGTAAATGCAGATGGGGATGGACGAGCGAAAGGTAGACGACGACGAGCGACGGCCATTCACGCTGGTTGATGGTCCAGTTGTTAATAAACGACGGCGCACTCCAGACCCCGTGGTCGTCCGAGGGTACGTGACGCCTGCCCGCTTTTGAGCGAGTTTTTGTTACGCGTTCTTGtcgccgctcgctcgctcgctccatCGGCCGTTGCCCCGTTGCTCTCGCTGCTGCGTACTCGTAGCAGTGCCAAGGAAAGGTACGCGTGCGCAAGCAACCTGCTGCACTGGTCGATCACGGACGTCTCACCCCTGCAAGGTTCATTCAtgctcgtcatcatcatcagttGCGAACGATGGAGCTAGCGGCGCAGAAACTTCTCTGAACGCCATACGCTTTTCTTCTCATCTGAAGAAATTgaatgcagcagcagatgaaaACTAGTATATCTCTGCTGCAACAAGATAGAGCTGCATGAAACACGCTAGACTTAGACATAAAGAAGAAAATGTGTATTTGCATTTGCTTCTCTTGTTTAATTTCTTCTCAGCGACACAAGCAAATAAACAATCGAGTTGCAGGAGAGAGGAGCGAGAGACACAATTCGCTGCCTCGCGGAGCCCGGGTAGATAGCAAGATCATGTGAGccccctaatgcacccaaacaaaaaaagaaacacGCGCCATGGATGCGTGTGGCACCTCACCTTCTGTCCCAGGCCACTGCTTGTGCACGCAGCATCTTCGCTTGCATTGCTACGACACAGGACTTGACAGCGTTTAGCATCAGAGAGCAGCTACATCACCATGCAGATGCAGTGGTACGAGGGCACATGGAGGCATCGTCTGGATGGTCACGGCTCGCCATGCGTTCATGTGTACTGCGTATACGGCCTCAGCCGCGGTGGGAAATGTGGGTATGAATACACTGATAGTAGTCTGAATGTCTGATACACACACTGACAAACAGAGAGGCGTACGTGGTACAGTCTGTACGAGCTGGACCAGTGCTGCTGCTGGCAGAGTAAAGTCTCGGTAAGACGGTAACCGGCCGGCCAGTTCTGTCAAATTTTGGACCAGGGCCAATGGTGTTGTACCATGAAGCTATTTTTATTGTGTGGTTGTTGAACATTCAAGAGGCGACCGATGTAGGTGTGGTGTGGTCGTAGTTGTACATTGCCTAGTGTAACGAAGTAGATGATGAAGACGATGCTACTATATACAGACTTCATCCGATTAGTTTCTCGGGGTTGGTAAGAACAATTGTGGCCATATATATCATTGATTCCATGAGATGATTGTGCAAATCACATGCATTTTTCAACGACTTCCACCATAATCTCAAAGTCATTTGGACAGTAAAGATGGTGCAAGGTGTCGTATCATACGTGTACACGGTTACATTGCAAATTCTGGTAGATACTCCTCCTGTGTTCATCTTACTGGCTGTTTCTAGCTCTACCATtgatgtttcaaaaaaaaaataaagctgtACCATTGATAAAAATAGACCACCTGAAATCTGGATATCTCAAGTGGAAAAGGTTATCGATCTATTTTTTATGGAGCCACTTGCTAACTTGTGCAGGTAGTAGGGATGAACCTTCTTGACCAGAAAATGTGACTTTGTCAGCTTGCACTGAACTCAATTCGTCCAATAATAGTAGGGAGAAACTGAATAATAGGTGATCCCCCGTACCTAGAAACCCCACCAGCCCGTCACTTCTCCTATAAACTCCTCGCAGCCGGCGTCACATACCAACTTCTCACTCCACTCCCCATTCACGAGGCAGCAGAGCTCAGCTCCTAGCTCCGCGTCAGTGGTGTTCGCGCCTACCAAACAAAACCAAGAGAGCACTCGCGCTAGAGCAAGCGAACACGATGCTTGGATGCTTCTCCCGGCTGCGGCGGCCTCCGGCGGGGTCACCGGCGCCGGAGCCCATGCTGGGGTCCGACGAGGCGTCCACGTCCGCGGcctcgacgtcggcggcgggctCCACCTCCCCgcgctcgtcctcctcctcggcgcgctgcatgaacggcggcgccggcagctcGCCACACGACCGtgcccgcgacggcggcgacagcgCGGTGGGCAAGAACCCGTCCGCGCTGTCCGACTCCGGGCTGTCGTCGGCCATCGCGTCGCGCCGGTTCTTCCTCTCGTCCCCGGGCCGCTCCAACTCCATCGTCGACTCGTCGGCGCACGGCGCCGCTCTGGGCCTGAGCGTTGGCGCGGCCGGGGTGGCGGTGCCGACGTACTCGCCGGACCCGCACGCCGACTTCCTCCGGTCGATGGAGGAGATGGCCGCGGCGCTCCGGCTGGACGCGCGGAGGCGCGACGACAGGGCGCGCCTCCACGAGCTGCTGCTCTGCTACCTCGCGCTCAACGACAGGCAAGCGCACAAGTACGTCGTCAGCGccttcaccgacctcctcctccgcctcaccgccgtcaCCAACGCCGACGACGAGCACCACGATTAACTCGtcctagcagcagcagctctctACGATGCATACGGGGAGATTTTTGGGTACCAATGCAAATtcagaattctttgcaataattgGCAAGTAACTAGAAGTCACATGCATATCGAGGCTGAAGATCATCTAACGACTGTAAATACGTGCTGTGAAATTTCGTAGCTGGAACCTGTCCCTTTTCACTATGCATAGCATTTTGCTCCGACTTCTCTGGGTGTGTTGTGAGCAGTGAGCGTGCTGGCGAAGATAGAATATGTCCAGCTTCTCCAAACAAAGGTGTTTGCTGCTCGGTTTGCTTTGCGTTTGCCTTTGCCTTTTTGGCCATCTCTGCTTTCTTTCTGTTCATCTCTTTAGCTTTCTGTTCTCTTTGGGGGCACTTGAAGGCTAAGTTTGCTTTTGTGCTATATAGGCCATGCCATGCATGGTTTAAAGGCTAAGTTTGCTTGTGTGTTGTATAGAGCATGCCAAGCATTGTTTGAAGGCAAAGTTTGCTTGTGTTATATATTGGCCATGGCTCATGTGGTGATTGTAACAACTGCGATGATTTACCTAATACGGATACATTTAAAACAAAGACGGGAGATTTTTACAATCTCTCTGAGATACCTAAGAAAATCCTTCAAATTCCTTCCACAAGCACCAACCTTATTTTTTAGAACCTAAGCACCAACCATTTAATTCAGATCTCTGGGAAGTTTTTCGCTACTTCATCTTAAACTACCCACAAAGTGGCGATAACGAACCACTAGGGCGGTGGCCGGTGAGGGAGACCCGGAAAAGATCCGtgccaacaaaaacaaaacagaGTAGCGAAGCGATCAGGCCGTTGGGGGAGACATTGACACAGCAACCGCGAGCTTTCTTCGCAAAGCCTCGTGCCCAGCCGACGTTTAGCAGCATGGCCAAGTGCTCCAC from Panicum virgatum strain AP13 chromosome 9K, P.virgatum_v5, whole genome shotgun sequence encodes:
- the LOC120647244 gene encoding transcription repressor OFP12-like, whose protein sequence is MLGCFSRLRRPPAGSPAPEPMLGSDEASTSAASTSAAGSTSPRSSSSSARCMNGGAGSSPHDRARDGGDSAVGKNPSALSDSGLSSAIASRRFFLSSPGRSNSIVDSSAHGAALGLSVGAAGVAVPTYSPDPHADFLRSMEEMAAALRLDARRRDDRARLHELLLCYLALNDRQAHKYVVSAFTDLLLRLTAVTNADDEHHD